From Paraglaciecola sp. L1A13:
ACTGGTTTTAATATTTCCATTGTTGTTTTCGTTACTCAGTTTTGAGGGACGAACTACGACTAATGGTAAAGTAAATATTGAACGAAATGCAGTTTTATCAGATGTATTAGATTCTCAATCATTGCAGGTATCCGAAGAAGCTGATAACCGTGATGAAGACTTCTATGTTGGCTTTAAATTCCCAACGTTATTGATGCCGGGTAGTAAAAACTATTATTTTACGAGTGTTCAACCTTCTTTCCGCCAGATTTATGATTTAGGGACCATTCGCGCCCCACCTTCTATTAGTTAATTTATCAAGCAATTGGATCACACATAGCATTTACGCAATGGTGAAAAAAATTAATTAAATAAAAGTTTCCACTTTGGTTGACCAAAGTGAGGATTTAGGAAGAAAAATCATGAGAAATATAGCCCTTTACGAACTAAACCAATTAGATGAATTAGCTTGGCCTGAAACCTATCAAGGGATTACGCTAGATTCGCCAGCAATGTCTGTATTTACTGATTTCAAAAAATCAAAACCTATTGTTATTCAAGCAGATACACCAATTAATGAAGTTGAGCAGCGAATGATCGAGGAAAAGGTACGTCTAAAAATCGTACTCGACAGCAGCCAAAAATTCATCGGAGTTATTAGTTTAGATGATCTAAACGACCAAGAAAAAATAAAGCGCATTGCCTCTGGTATTGAACGAACAGATTTGTGTGTTCGTCATTTTATGCGCACAAAAGAGGAACTGAAGGTTATCCTCTTTAGAGAGCTCAAGCGTTCTAAAATCGGCGATGTGGTAGAAATGTTAAGAGCCAATGGTTTGCAACATTGCTTAGTCGTAGACAGCGAGGTTCATCAAATTCGTGGGATTGTATCCGCGAGTGACTTAGCCAAAGGCTTAGGCATTGCCATGAATTTAAGTGTTAGCCCAACCTTCTTCGATATTTTCAATGAAGTCTATAGCGAAGCTCCTCTTTTTAAGGCTTATGGTTAAGGCAACTTAATTTCGACGGCCATTAATAGGTGAGGGAGATTTGTTTTTTTGCAAATTTCCCTCATACCAACACAAAAAATCTAGTCTTAACACTCCTCTGTGACCGAAATTAGACACCAGATCGCACAATTTCTACTCGCGTTTAGTGAAAACATCTGTATAATTCGCGCCCTGCCCAGTTACACCTACTTTGGGAAAGTAGAAGAATCATACGACTCGAAGGGGTCAGTGTATTGGTTTTAAGCGGTTTTTGGGGTTTTAAACTCAGGTTTGAAATAACAGAAACAACGTAACATTTAGACATAAATTTTTTGGGTAATATTAGATGAAAACTTTTGTTGCAAAGCCAGAAACGGTAAAACGTGAATGGTATGTGGTAGACGCCGCAGACAAAACACTTGGTCGTTTAGCGACTGAAATTGCTAGCCGTTTACGCGGAAAGCATAAGCCTGAGTACACACCTCACGTGGACACAGGGGATTACATTGTTGTGATCAACGCAGAGAAAGTAACAGTTACCGGCAACAAAGCTAAAGGTAAAATGTACTACTCTCACTCAGGTTACCCAGGCGGTCTTAAAGAGACTAACTTCGAGAAGTTACAAGCCCACAAACCAGAGATGATCATTGAAAAAGCGGTTAAAGGTATGTTGCCAAAAGGTCCTCTTGGGCGCGATATGTTCCGCAAAATGAAGGTCTTCGCTGGTCCTGAGCACAAGCACGCTGCTCAACAGCCTCAAGTCTTAGACATTTAAGGAACATAGAAAATGGCAGATACTCAATACTACGGCACAGGTCGCCGCAAAAGCTCTACCGCTCGTGTTTTTCTTCGCGCTGGTAGCGGTAACATCGTTGTTAACAAACGTCCTCTAGATGAATTCTTTGGCCGTGAAACAGCACGAATGATTGTTCGTCAACCACTTGAATTGGTTGAGATGACTGAAAAATTCGATCTATACGTCACAGTTGCTGGCGGCGGAATTAGCGGCCAAGCTGGCGCGATTCGTCACGGTATTACACGTGCATTGATGGAATTTGATGAGACTCTTCGTCCTTCTTTACGTAAAGCTGGTTTCGTAACCCGTGATGCACGTAAAGTTGAGCGTAAGAAAGTGGGTCTACACAAAGCGCGTAAGCGTCCACAATTCTCAAAACGTTAATCGTTTTTACGAATTCGAAACCCGGCTATTTGCCGGGTTTTTTTTGGCTGTTATTTGGTCAAAAAGCCGTCTTGTTTGGATTTCCAGCTTAAGTCTCGGTATTTCTTCGTTTTATTGACGAATTCCTTGTATTTATTGTGGGTTTTCTTTTATCATTTTCGGTTAAAGATAAAACTATAACTTCTTTTGGTGCGTATGCTTAATATGCGCTGTTAAAAGAAGCTTGAGCAAATTCAACCCTCGGAGATTATTGGATGAGCAATGTATCATTAGATGCGAATGATTCGTCTGTTGCCGAAGGCCAACCACAAGATAATAACCGGCGTCGATTTTTGACTGTCGCGACGTCTGTTGTGGGTGGTGTCGGTGTAGTAGGTGTCGCAATTCCTTTCATAGGTTCATGGAACCCAAGTGTGAAAGCGAGAGCTGCAGGTGCTGATGTAGAAGCAGATATTAGTAAAATTGAACCTGGACAACTTATTCGCGTTGTTTGGCGCAGTAAGCCAGTTTGGATCACCAGACGTACACCAGAGTTGCTTGAATCATTGACAAAAATTGATGATTTGTTGAAGGATCCTAACTCTGAAGAGGATCAGCAACCTGAGTTTGCACGTAATGAATATCGCTCGCTTAAAGCAGAATACTCCGTCTTGGTTGGTATTTGTACTCACCTAGGCTGCTCTCCTCAACATCTTAAAGATGGCGCATTCGAAGAATACGTTGAAGGTGTACCTGAAGGCTTTCATTGTCCATGTCATGGTTCTAAGTTTGATATGGCTGGTCGTGTATTTAATAACGTTCCTGCACCACTCAACTTGGTTGTTCCTCCGTATATGTATTTGGATGACAACACCATTTTGATTGGTTCCGAAGAAGGAGCGGCATAATATGTTCAAAAATTTAATGGATTGGATTGAATACCGCTTGCCTATTATGCGTGTTGCTAACATGCATGCTGTTCAATACCCAGCTCCCCGAAACATGAACTTCTGGTATGTGTTCGGTTTTCTAGCCACTATCGTTTTAGTTAATCAAATTGTTACCGGTATCTGGTTGACTATGAGCTTCGAACCATCAGCTGAACGCGCGTTTGCTTCGGTTGAGTTCATTATGCGTGATGTTGAATATGGCTGGATATTACGTTACATGCACAGTACTGGCGCATCAGCGTTCTTTATTGTTGTCTACTTACATATGTTCCGCGGAATGATTTACGGCTCGTATCAGAAACCACGTGAATTATTGTGGTTATTCGGTATGTTCATCTATCTGGCTCTGATGGCCGAAGCCTTTATGGGTTATGTTTTACCTTGGGGACAAATGTCCTACTGGGGTGCGCAGGTTATTGTTTCCTTATTTAGTGCAATTCCCGTTATTGGTCCTGATTTAGTGGTATGGATCCAGGGTGACTATGTCATCTCAGGTGCGACCTTGAACAGATTCTTTGCGTTACACGTTATCGCTTTACCACTTGTTATCGTTATTCTTGTGTTCCTGCATATCGTTGCACTTCACGAAGTAGGTTCTAACAACCCCGACGGTACTGACGTTAAGCGTAAGAAAGGTTCACTTAGCGAAGAAGAAAAAACCAAGTTTAAAATACACGAGTATTATACCGACAAGTACGACATTATTGATGACATCGTGCCGTTCTTCCCGCATATAGTACTGAAAGATTTGGTTGCCTTTAGCCTCTTCTTGATCGCATTTTGTTATGTCATGTTCTTTAACCCAGGCATGGGCGGGTACTTCCTAGAGCATCCTAACTTTGAAATTGCGAATGGACTTAAAACGCCTGAACATATCTTCCCTGTTTGGTACTTCACGCCTTTCTATGCAATTTTGAAAGCCGTACCGCACAAATTGGGCGGTGTTATTTGCATGTTCGCCGCAATTGTAGCGTTAGCACTTCTGCCTTGGATTGACAGAGGACGCGTAAAATCATGGCGTTATCGTTGTGGTTTACACACTTGGAATCTCATTATTTTTGCTGGTGTATTTATCTTCCTAGGTTATTTAGGCGGTACCCCACAAGAAGCTTGGAAGATTATTGCTTCGCAAATTTTGACCATAATGTATTTTGGTTTCTTCTTCTTACTGTGGATTTACAGCAAGAATGAGAAAACTAAGCCAGTCCCAGCGAGGATTACAGGATGAAGAAGTTAATACTCGTTTTAGCCTTTTTACTACCCAATGCAGTATTTGCTGCAGGTGGCGGTGTACACCTAGACACTGCCAATTATGATTTAACGGATAAAGCTTCGTTGCAAAACGGTGCTAAGTTATTTCAGAATTATTGCTTAGGTTGTCACCAAATGCAGTACCAACGTTATCAGCGTGCGTTCGAAGACTTGGGTATTCCGGCGGAGATAGGTCAGGAGAACTTGCAGTTCACCGGCGAAAAAGTTGGCGATTATATTAAAAATGGTATGCCTGCTGATTCTGCTGCAAAGTGGTTCGGAGCGCCGCCACCAGATTTAACTTTGGTTGCCCGTGTCCGTGGTGCTGACTGGCTATATACCTATTTGCGCACATTTTATGTTGATGAAAGTCGTCCATTTGGTGTGAACAATTTAGTTTTTCCAGAAGTGGGTATGCCCCATGTGTTGCAAGAGTTACAAGGTATCCCTACCAAAACAACTGAAGAACATATGGTTGACGGTGAAATGGTTGAGCGCTACGTCGGTATAAAGTCTGACGGTTCAGGCGTACTCAGTCCTGAAGAATATGATTCAGCGGTATTAGACCTAGTAAACTATTTAGTTTATACCGGCGAGCCATCACGTTTAGAGTCTGAAAGTATAGGCCGCTGGGTGATCATCTTCTTATTGGTATTCTTTGTGCTTATTTATTTACTCAAGAAAGAATATTGGAGAGATGTGCATTAATTCAACAAAAGTTAATGTATAATCCGCAAAATTTTAAGGGGCCCTGCGCCCCTTTCTCATCATTGGTAGATTAATTTACCGTTTTGCTGTTAATGCCGCCTTATTTGCGTAGTAAAGACAGTAATAATTGAATTTTTGCTCGTTAACAGCGAATAAAAATTTGAATTTAGGAGGAAGCTTAATGGCTGTAGCCACAAATAAACGTTCTATTATGACGTTGTTCTCAGACACTATCGATATTTATAGTCATCAGGTGCGTATCGTACTGGCTGAAAAAGGTGTTGGAGTAGAAATCAGCTATATCGAGAAAAACAACCTGTCGGAAGATCTTATCGACTTGAATCCTTATGGCACAGTGCCAACCTTGGTTGACAGAGAATTAGTGCTCTATAATTCTCATATTATCATGGAATATTTGGACGAACGTTTTCCTCACCCTCCCTTGATGCCAGTTTATCCTGTGTCTCGTGGTCAAAGCCGCCTGACGATGCATCGCATCCAAAATGATTGGTACAAGTTAGCTGAGCAAGTCTTAGAAGGTAAAGGCGATGTGGCTACTGCGCGTAATGAATTACGTGAAGCACTACTTAGCTTAGCCCCGTTGTTCGCTGAAACGCCTTTCTTTATGAGTGAAGAATTTAGCTTGGTTGACTGTTACTTAGCTCCACTATTATGGCGTTTACCGTCACTTGGTATCGAGCTAACAGGTAACGGTGCAAAAGACGTACGTGGTTATATGAATCGAATTTTCGAAAGAAGTTCGTTCAAGGCATCATTGACTGACCAAGAACGTGAAATTCATAACCCTCTATAGTGGGAAATGACAATATGACATCAAATCAACCTTATTTACTTCGTGCATTCTACGAATGGATTGTAGATAACAATCTAACGCCTTATTTAGTGGTTGATGCTCATGTTCAAGGTACGTTAGTGCCTCAAGAACATGTCCGTGACGGACAGATAGTGCTTAATGTTTCTCCTTCGTCATGTGGCAAACTATTGCTTGGCAATGATGAGATTACCTTTGATGCGCGTTTTGGCGGTGTGCCCCGCAACATTGTCGTGCCGTGTAAAGCGGTATTAGCTATCTACGCCAAAGAAAATGGTGCAGGTACAGTGTTCACTCCTGAAGATGATTTCGAAGGTGATGGCAGTGATTTAACCCCGAGCCCAGTGCAGTCATCAGATAAACCTGATAGTGCTTCAGCTCCAAGTAAAAAAGGTAAGCCTAATTTAACTATCGTTAAGTAGGCAGTCACTTGAATTAAAAATAGGTGCCTAATGGCACCTTTTTTATGTCTGCTATTTATCTTGTCTCTTTATATGCCGCGCTAAATTGGTTAACGGTAAAATGCTAACGTGTTGCATCTTTACGTAATAGACCCATTAAAAATAAGCGCTTATTTACTAAGCAGCCATTGGCGGATAAGAATGAGTGGGGCGCAATTATCAGACCGAACAACAAATCATAAGATATACATACTAAACATCCGCTAGGCGCGTCTGTATAGTTCGCTAAGCCAAAAAAAGGTTTCTCTTGTCTAAATGTTACAGCCAGAAATTGTAGCTCGTGCGTGATTTACGCAGCGTTATTGGAGGTGTGCCAGTAAGTGTCTTGATAGGGCTCGTTGAGGAAGGTTTTTAGTGGCTTTTAAAGCTTTAGCAAATACTTGATCGGTAAACCGGTACTGTGGATCGCGGGAAATAGTAGTATCGCGTTTACTACTTCAATATCGCGCCGCCTGACTAATCAAGCGGCGTGTTGATTACCTAGAATATTACAAATACTCAAACGCCTTAATGACTTGTTTTACGCCGTCAATATTGCGCGCCACCGTTGCTGCAATTTCGGCTTCTTTCGTACTGACAAGACCCATCAAAAAGACTTCTGAGTTCTCAACCGCAACATGGATGTGAAAGCCATCAATGCGTTTATCCGAAATTAAATTTGCTTTGATTTTTGAGGTTAGCCAAACATCATGTGTTGTTGTACTGGCTGAAACCGGAGGTCCTAAACGTACTTGGTTATGTAATTTCTCAATATTTCTAACAGATGTCGCTGCTTCTTGCGCTTGGCGAATCAGTGCTTCAGTCGGGGCTTGCCCAACTAAAAGTACCGAGCCATTAAAAACGTGCACATGAATGTTAGCTTGTTTGTCAATGCCTGCATTTTCTGATAAAGCGATAGAAATGCGGCTAGAAACGGTTT
This genomic window contains:
- a CDS encoding CBS domain-containing protein; this translates as MRNIALYELNQLDELAWPETYQGITLDSPAMSVFTDFKKSKPIVIQADTPINEVEQRMIEEKVRLKIVLDSSQKFIGVISLDDLNDQEKIKRIASGIERTDLCVRHFMRTKEELKVILFRELKRSKIGDVVEMLRANGLQHCLVVDSEVHQIRGIVSASDLAKGLGIAMNLSVSPTFFDIFNEVYSEAPLFKAYG
- the rpsI gene encoding 30S ribosomal protein S9 codes for the protein MADTQYYGTGRRKSSTARVFLRAGSGNIVVNKRPLDEFFGRETARMIVRQPLELVEMTEKFDLYVTVAGGGISGQAGAIRHGITRALMEFDETLRPSLRKAGFVTRDARKVERKKVGLHKARKRPQFSKR
- a CDS encoding cytochrome b N-terminal domain-containing protein; the encoded protein is MFKNLMDWIEYRLPIMRVANMHAVQYPAPRNMNFWYVFGFLATIVLVNQIVTGIWLTMSFEPSAERAFASVEFIMRDVEYGWILRYMHSTGASAFFIVVYLHMFRGMIYGSYQKPRELLWLFGMFIYLALMAEAFMGYVLPWGQMSYWGAQVIVSLFSAIPVIGPDLVVWIQGDYVISGATLNRFFALHVIALPLVIVILVFLHIVALHEVGSNNPDGTDVKRKKGSLSEEEKTKFKIHEYYTDKYDIIDDIVPFFPHIVLKDLVAFSLFLIAFCYVMFFNPGMGGYFLEHPNFEIANGLKTPEHIFPVWYFTPFYAILKAVPHKLGGVICMFAAIVALALLPWIDRGRVKSWRYRCGLHTWNLIIFAGVFIFLGYLGGTPQEAWKIIASQILTIMYFGFFFLLWIYSKNEKTKPVPARITG
- the rplM gene encoding 50S ribosomal protein L13 produces the protein MKTFVAKPETVKREWYVVDAADKTLGRLATEIASRLRGKHKPEYTPHVDTGDYIVVINAEKVTVTGNKAKGKMYYSHSGYPGGLKETNFEKLQAHKPEMIIEKAVKGMLPKGPLGRDMFRKMKVFAGPEHKHAAQQPQVLDI
- a CDS encoding ClpXP protease specificity-enhancing factor, with product MTSNQPYLLRAFYEWIVDNNLTPYLVVDAHVQGTLVPQEHVRDGQIVLNVSPSSCGKLLLGNDEITFDARFGGVPRNIVVPCKAVLAIYAKENGAGTVFTPEDDFEGDGSDLTPSPVQSSDKPDSASAPSKKGKPNLTIVK
- the petA gene encoding ubiquinol-cytochrome c reductase iron-sulfur subunit, translating into MSNVSLDANDSSVAEGQPQDNNRRRFLTVATSVVGGVGVVGVAIPFIGSWNPSVKARAAGADVEADISKIEPGQLIRVVWRSKPVWITRRTPELLESLTKIDDLLKDPNSEEDQQPEFARNEYRSLKAEYSVLVGICTHLGCSPQHLKDGAFEEYVEGVPEGFHCPCHGSKFDMAGRVFNNVPAPLNLVVPPYMYLDDNTILIGSEEGAA
- the dolP gene encoding division/outer membrane stress-associated lipid-binding lipoprotein; translated protein: MLNFKPKLLIGALLTLSLLQGCAALVVGAGVGAASAAHDRRSLGTQLDDKTVSSRISIALSENAGIDKQANIHVHVFNGSVLLVGQAPTEALIRQAQEAATSVRNIEKLHNQVRLGPPVSASTTTHDVWLTSKIKANLISDKRIDGFHIHVAVENSEVFLMGLVSTKEAEIAATVARNIDGVKQVIKAFEYL
- a CDS encoding cytochrome c1 gives rise to the protein MKKLILVLAFLLPNAVFAAGGGVHLDTANYDLTDKASLQNGAKLFQNYCLGCHQMQYQRYQRAFEDLGIPAEIGQENLQFTGEKVGDYIKNGMPADSAAKWFGAPPPDLTLVARVRGADWLYTYLRTFYVDESRPFGVNNLVFPEVGMPHVLQELQGIPTKTTEEHMVDGEMVERYVGIKSDGSGVLSPEEYDSAVLDLVNYLVYTGEPSRLESESIGRWVIIFLLVFFVLIYLLKKEYWRDVH
- the sspA gene encoding stringent starvation protein SspA; its protein translation is MAVATNKRSIMTLFSDTIDIYSHQVRIVLAEKGVGVEISYIEKNNLSEDLIDLNPYGTVPTLVDRELVLYNSHIIMEYLDERFPHPPLMPVYPVSRGQSRLTMHRIQNDWYKLAEQVLEGKGDVATARNELREALLSLAPLFAETPFFMSEEFSLVDCYLAPLLWRLPSLGIELTGNGAKDVRGYMNRIFERSSFKASLTDQEREIHNPL